The Candidatus Acidulodesulfobacterium acidiphilum genome has a segment encoding these proteins:
- a CDS encoding chemotaxis protein CheW, translating to MDTENKKNQVSAGEHSSSDEIVQLVTFKLGNEEFALDILKVQEINRVVEITKVPKAPDFVEGVINLRGRVIPIVDIRKKFHLNIKEATKETRIIVVNIMNKTIGLIVDSVSEVLRINSSTIQPPPPLIAGLDSDYIKGVGKLDERLIILLDIDKIFTTGEHKLIEGMIK from the coding sequence ATGGATACGGAAAATAAAAAAAACCAAGTTTCCGCAGGGGAACATTCTTCGTCGGACGAAATAGTCCAGCTTGTTACTTTTAAATTAGGCAACGAAGAATTTGCGCTGGATATTTTAAAAGTTCAGGAGATAAACAGGGTAGTCGAAATTACAAAAGTTCCAAAAGCTCCCGATTTTGTAGAAGGGGTAATCAATTTAAGAGGAAGGGTCATACCTATAGTGGATATAAGAAAGAAATTCCATCTTAATATTAAAGAAGCGACTAAAGAAACCAGAATTATCGTAGTAAACATAATGAATAAAACTATAGGTTTAATCGTGGACAGCGTGTCGGAAGTTTTAAGGATTAACTCTTCGACCATACAGCCGCCGCCGCCGTTAATAGCAGGACTTGATTCCGACTATATTAAAGGCGTCGGAAAACTCGACGAAAGACTGATAATACTTTTAGATATAGATAAGATATTTACGACTGGAGAGCATAAACTTATAGAAGGCATGATAAAGTGA
- a CDS encoding chemotaxis response regulator protein-glutamate methylesterase, translated as MAEPIRVLIVDDSPFMRRAISSFFDDVDDIKVVGMAKNGEEGIRQIQELKPDIVTMDIEMPVMDGLTALKIIMEKHPLPVIMLSSLTEEGAKETLDALDIGAADYIPKNLSNVSLNILKVKDGLVSKIRAITAKKYFFRKSEKHEAEPKANKINQEGSSIEASCNRKNGGKIDIVAIGSSTGGPKALQDVIPKIPGNFPVPIILVQHMPKAFTGSFAERLSSLSHIKVSEASGGEIIKPGNAYLSPGDKHLTLVKDLREGYKISLSTEPEDLINRPSVSVMMESVAKLYPGRALGVILTGMGSDGLAGMKKIKESGGRTIAQDEATCVVYGMPKAVVDAGVADSILPIYKISDQIIRETEC; from the coding sequence ATGGCTGAACCTATAAGGGTTTTAATAGTCGACGATTCGCCTTTTATGAGGAGGGCTATAAGTTCTTTTTTCGACGACGTCGACGATATTAAAGTCGTAGGAATGGCGAAAAACGGCGAGGAAGGAATACGGCAGATACAGGAGTTAAAACCCGATATAGTTACTATGGATATAGAAATGCCCGTTATGGACGGACTTACCGCGCTTAAGATAATTATGGAGAAACATCCTTTGCCCGTCATAATGCTTAGTTCGTTGACTGAGGAAGGAGCCAAAGAAACATTGGACGCTTTAGATATAGGGGCGGCCGATTATATTCCGAAAAACCTTTCAAACGTATCGCTTAATATTTTAAAAGTAAAAGACGGTTTAGTTTCTAAAATAAGAGCTATTACCGCAAAAAAATATTTTTTCAGGAAAAGCGAAAAACATGAGGCAGAACCTAAGGCTAACAAAATTAACCAGGAAGGATCATCGATAGAGGCTTCTTGTAACCGCAAAAACGGCGGTAAAATAGATATCGTAGCGATAGGTTCTTCTACCGGCGGACCAAAAGCCCTGCAGGACGTTATACCTAAAATTCCGGGAAATTTTCCGGTGCCTATTATTCTCGTCCAGCATATGCCAAAAGCGTTTACGGGTTCTTTTGCAGAAAGGCTGTCGTCTTTATCTCACATAAAAGTTTCAGAAGCATCCGGAGGAGAAATAATTAAACCCGGAAACGCCTATTTGTCGCCTGGAGATAAGCATTTGACTTTAGTTAAAGACTTAAGGGAAGGTTATAAAATTTCGCTTTCTACGGAGCCCGAAGACCTTATAAACAGACCGTCCGTTTCGGTAATGATGGAATCGGTCGCAAAATTATATCCGGGCAGGGCTCTCGGCGTTATATTGACCGGTATGGGTTCCGACGGTCTTGCCGGTATGAAAAAAATTAAAGAGAGCGGCGGCAGAACCATAGCGCAGGACGAAGCTACCTGCGTCGTTTACGGTATGCCGAAAGCCGTAGTCGATGCCGGCGTTGCCGATTCGATTCTGCCGATATATAAAATATCCGACCAAATTATTAGAGAGACGGAGTGTTGA
- a CDS encoding chemotaxis protein CheA produces the protein MIDDSMQEIVNDFIQEALELLDSLNENFIELEKNPEDKEILNTIFRAAHTVKGSAGFLGFQNIVELAHSAENILNKLRQGEITLTSEMTDYLLKTMDVLRSMIVTVSETGSEGEPPEGNTGLIKKLNELSEGIGGGSEKKTSAEVSNSNTAIAAPETQDKEVPNAAVADADKEKTKTVDSADKMPDSGKKKPRSLGDILLEDNLISKEELEEIYKEKEEEEHTAEKVTAVPEVSAEEIPHPSASAKAFQSAEEKQVSGKPAEEIKSNPVPQKPVSAAAAKPAFAVPTASPAAEIKETTIRVDIERLDNVMNLVGELVLARNRLFNISSKLEIKYADDDISSTLAQVVAGLNLVTTDLQLAVMKTRMQPVKKVFSKFPRMVRDLSRELGKDIELLISGEETELDKSVIEEIGDPLVHLIRNSVDHGVEDKETRKLNGKPERGTIRLGAEHEGNYIIISVLDDGKGMDPAIIKRKAVEKGVIDEKTAASLSDKDALNLIFAPGFSTKDKATEISGRGVGMDVVKTNIQKLNGIIEINSVPGQGSTIILKLPLTVAIIQTLIVGIGDEVFAIPLNSVVETLRIKESTIQTIDKHEVINLRKSVLSLLRLGEEFGVSESAVSSVNAKSSDREIYVVVVALAEKKIGIVVDDLFGQEEVVIKSLGDYQLGYKGISGATITGDGKVVLIIDVASMIDAVSLR, from the coding sequence ATGATTGACGATTCGATGCAGGAAATTGTAAACGACTTTATTCAGGAAGCACTGGAACTTCTGGATAGCCTTAACGAAAATTTTATAGAATTGGAAAAAAATCCCGAAGATAAAGAAATTTTGAATACTATATTCAGGGCTGCGCATACCGTTAAAGGTTCTGCGGGATTTCTTGGTTTTCAAAACATAGTAGAACTTGCGCACAGCGCCGAAAATATTCTTAATAAATTAAGGCAGGGCGAAATAACCCTTACTTCCGAAATGACCGATTATCTCTTAAAAACTATGGACGTCCTAAGGTCTATGATAGTAACCGTTTCGGAAACCGGCAGCGAAGGCGAGCCGCCGGAAGGCAATACAGGACTTATTAAAAAACTTAACGAATTGTCGGAAGGCATCGGCGGCGGAAGCGAAAAAAAAACGTCTGCCGAGGTTTCTAATTCTAATACCGCTATAGCCGCTCCGGAGACGCAGGACAAAGAAGTTCCTAATGCAGCGGTTGCAGATGCAGATAAAGAAAAAACCAAGACCGTAGATTCTGCCGATAAAATGCCGGATTCCGGAAAAAAGAAACCAAGAAGCCTTGGAGACATACTTCTTGAGGACAATCTTATTTCAAAAGAAGAATTAGAAGAGATTTATAAAGAAAAAGAGGAAGAAGAACATACGGCGGAAAAAGTTACCGCAGTGCCGGAAGTTTCGGCGGAAGAAATACCTCATCCTTCGGCGTCGGCTAAAGCTTTCCAGTCTGCCGAAGAAAAACAAGTTTCCGGCAAACCTGCCGAAGAGATTAAATCTAATCCCGTCCCGCAGAAACCGGTTTCTGCCGCTGCCGCTAAGCCTGCTTTTGCAGTTCCTACAGCATCTCCGGCCGCGGAAATTAAAGAAACGACTATAAGGGTAGACATAGAAAGATTAGACAACGTTATGAATTTAGTAGGCGAGCTGGTTCTTGCAAGAAACAGGCTTTTTAATATATCTTCAAAACTGGAAATAAAGTATGCCGACGACGATATCTCTTCCACCCTTGCGCAGGTAGTGGCAGGGCTTAATCTTGTAACGACGGATCTGCAGCTTGCCGTTATGAAAACTAGAATGCAGCCGGTAAAAAAGGTTTTCAGTAAATTCCCAAGGATGGTAAGAGACCTTTCAAGGGAACTAGGCAAAGATATAGAACTTCTAATTTCAGGCGAAGAAACCGAACTTGATAAATCAGTCATCGAAGAGATAGGAGATCCGTTGGTTCATTTAATCAGAAACAGCGTCGACCACGGAGTCGAAGACAAAGAAACCAGAAAATTAAACGGGAAGCCCGAAAGAGGAACTATAAGGTTAGGCGCCGAGCATGAGGGCAATTACATTATTATATCGGTTTTAGACGACGGCAAAGGAATGGACCCTGCGATAATAAAAAGAAAAGCCGTAGAAAAAGGAGTAATAGACGAAAAAACCGCGGCGAGCCTTTCGGACAAAGATGCTTTAAATCTTATTTTTGCTCCCGGTTTCAGCACGAAAGACAAAGCTACCGAGATATCCGGAAGAGGGGTAGGAATGGACGTCGTTAAGACGAATATTCAAAAACTTAACGGTATTATAGAAATTAATTCAGTTCCGGGACAGGGTTCGACTATAATATTAAAACTTCCGCTTACGGTCGCAATCATACAGACTTTAATAGTAGGCATAGGAGACGAAGTATTTGCGATACCTTTAAATTCGGTAGTGGAGACTTTAAGGATAAAAGAATCGACAATACAGACTATAGATAAGCACGAGGTCATCAATTTAAGAAAATCGGTACTTTCATTGTTGAGGCTCGGAGAAGAATTCGGCGTAAGCGAAAGCGCCGTTTCTTCCGTAAACGCTAAATCTTCCGACAGAGAAATTTATGTAGTAGTAGTAGCTCTTGCCGAGAAAAAAATAGGCATAGTAGTGGACGACCTGTTCGGACAGGAGGAAGTAGTCATTAAATCACTAGGAGATTACCAGCTTGGATACAAAGGTATTTCCGGCGCTACTATAACCGGAGACGGAAAAGTAGTTTTAATTATCGACGTTGCGTCTATGATAGATGCCGTAAGCTTAAGATAA
- a CDS encoding response regulator, whose translation MALDLSMRILVVDDFSTMRRIIKNILKQIGFTNVDEAENGQAALAKIGDGGNYDFVISDWNMPEMTGIELLKQVRANEATKDLPFLMVTAEAKKENVVEAVKAGVNNYIVKPFTAEVLQEKISKIFPD comes from the coding sequence ATGGCTTTAGATTTATCGATGAGAATTCTCGTAGTGGACGATTTTTCGACTATGAGAAGAATAATAAAAAATATTTTAAAACAGATAGGTTTTACCAACGTCGACGAAGCCGAAAACGGGCAGGCGGCTCTTGCCAAAATAGGCGACGGCGGCAATTACGATTTCGTCATTTCGGACTGGAATATGCCGGAAATGACCGGAATAGAATTATTAAAACAGGTAAGGGCAAACGAAGCTACTAAAGACCTCCCTTTTTTAATGGTTACCGCCGAAGCTAAAAAAGAAAACGTCGTAGAAGCCGTTAAAGCCGGCGTTAATAATTATATAGTAAAACCTTTTACGGCGGAAGTATTGCAAGAAAAAATTTCAAAAATTTTCCCGGATTAA
- a CDS encoding response regulator yields MKNYTVLIVEDSIVVAKFLSIAFKEAGFKVKTAQDGFEALEKAIKEDINLIVTDLNMPQMDGITLLKNLKENDDTRKIPVILMSSNIPGKNEIEGSFAYLQKPFKESEIIRLAKNAVKDQ; encoded by the coding sequence ATGAAAAATTATACCGTATTAATCGTTGAAGATTCTATAGTCGTCGCTAAATTTTTGTCTATAGCTTTTAAAGAGGCGGGGTTTAAAGTAAAGACCGCCCAGGACGGATTTGAAGCGCTGGAAAAAGCTATAAAGGAAGATATTAATCTTATAGTTACGGATTTAAATATGCCGCAAATGGACGGCATAACGCTGTTAAAGAATCTTAAAGAAAACGACGATACTAGAAAGATTCCGGTGATACTTATGTCTTCTAATATCCCCGGTAAAAATGAAATAGAGGGGAGTTTTGCTTATTTACAGAAGCCTTTTAAAGAGAGCGAGATAATACGCCTCGCCAAAAATGCGGTAAAAGATCAATAA
- a CDS encoding protein-glutamate O-methyltransferase CheR, whose protein sequence is MEYSNLNLSDDVFKKLKDMIYDISGIFFSDQKKYLLETRLSKRISVLNLSNFEDYYNYLKFSPLKNAEIKELLNSVTTNETSFFRDMPQLEVFVDVLKQIVQSSGNNAIKNIRIWSAACSTGEEPYTVGILIKENFFSSGIKFEIIGTDISEKVLESAKKGIYNGYTLRNASQAILGKYFEKTGDDEYEIKDEIKNMTVFGNVNLISGNEVKKFGSFDIVLCRNVIIYFDAESKKKTIENIYESLKPGGYLFLGHSESLHSISSLFKLVGLGKTPLYKKE, encoded by the coding sequence ATGGAATATTCTAATTTAAATTTATCCGACGACGTTTTTAAAAAGCTGAAGGATATGATTTACGATATATCCGGCATATTTTTTAGCGATCAAAAGAAATATCTGCTGGAAACTAGACTGTCTAAAAGGATTTCGGTTTTAAACCTTTCTAATTTTGAAGATTATTACAACTATTTAAAGTTTTCGCCTCTTAAAAATGCGGAAATAAAAGAGCTTTTAAACAGCGTAACGACAAACGAAACAAGTTTTTTTAGGGATATGCCCCAACTGGAAGTTTTCGTCGACGTTTTAAAACAGATAGTTCAATCGTCGGGAAATAACGCTATTAAAAATATAAGAATCTGGAGCGCCGCATGCTCTACGGGAGAAGAGCCTTATACCGTCGGAATTTTAATTAAAGAAAATTTTTTCTCGTCAGGCATAAAATTTGAAATAATAGGCACCGATATCAGCGAAAAAGTTCTTGAATCCGCAAAAAAAGGCATATATAACGGATATACGCTGAGAAATGCATCGCAGGCTATTCTCGGCAAATATTTCGAAAAAACCGGAGACGACGAATATGAAATTAAAGATGAAATTAAAAATATGACGGTTTTTGGAAACGTTAATCTTATAAGCGGCAATGAAGTTAAAAAATTTGGGTCTTTCGATATCGTTTTATGCAGAAATGTTATAATATATTTTGATGCGGAATCGAAAAAGAAAACTATCGAAAACATATACGAAAGTTTAAAACCAGGAGGATATCTTTTTTTAGGCCATTCGGAGTCGCTCCACTCCATATCTTCCCTGTTTAAGTTAGTTGGGTTGGGTAAAACCCCGCTATACAAAAAAGAATAA
- a CDS encoding HEAT repeat domain-containing protein, translated as MNKKEIEKIIKFGSIDEKKKLVELLDSDNPETAEYAQDAIINEIEGRDKKELVKKLMDTAVSSDIGIRLRSNAFDVLKRLAMHDGNFLIYFAGKNKGKYDRITAELIRYGKFNPADLPKEVLKILASSSDEITKANALESIGILKIDLGGILIKSVKEAKSNFFVLSAAVFAVGELKLKKAFPALKELFLKADDRVVKNVIIESLSKIGGDEIIVFLLDVLKNNVKYKLDKVYILKGLYKLCITDECGADESADVKTKMYIRLSKMNLKMSLYLLSDYEEKDAIDAILCYFSIMNHKKSQKLFQFIFEYYKKNENLDENEYKYIKEIIKKLARPKFITEFLMKLSPSSEYNDKTDILIDVLSESAYKDIIDLLVFYGDKKLFVEVKILLLKYSAKLSGALYERRLIEEVAKSYIGDANGDVRKYAVKLAGNFQYASKYIEKFFENLLKEKYADVIDAYVETLSNFAAQDKNGEYIKFFIKNISSKNDKAAEYSLRILSSDKISLNAGQTADFYSTIALFKNKPLNLKRLLAKSLAKFDLINHKDETTFLFEENDEETRFNYLESLLSAGEKKSPVYLEALKSGGFSEIFRYKVVELIQKTGAKDIFDKLASMLPAEKSKMVKIALLKTLHVLNKEKSNSIIKKYNSSKDEDIKNFSIELING; from the coding sequence ATGAATAAGAAAGAAATCGAAAAAATAATTAAGTTCGGAAGCATCGACGAAAAAAAGAAATTAGTAGAACTTTTAGACTCTGATAATCCTGAAACTGCAGAATATGCGCAAGATGCTATAATAAACGAAATAGAAGGGCGGGACAAAAAAGAACTCGTCAAAAAATTAATGGACACCGCAGTTTCTTCGGATATAGGCATCAGGCTCAGGTCAAACGCCTTTGACGTGTTAAAACGGCTTGCTATGCATGACGGCAACTTTCTAATCTATTTTGCAGGCAAAAACAAAGGAAAATACGACAGAATTACAGCCGAATTAATAAGATACGGAAAGTTCAATCCTGCCGACCTGCCTAAGGAAGTTTTAAAAATACTTGCGTCAAGCTCCGACGAAATTACCAAAGCAAATGCTCTGGAATCCATCGGTATATTGAAAATAGATTTAGGCGGCATATTGATTAAATCGGTAAAAGAGGCCAAAAGCAATTTTTTCGTTCTGTCGGCAGCCGTTTTTGCCGTGGGAGAGCTTAAACTTAAAAAAGCTTTTCCGGCGTTAAAAGAATTGTTTTTAAAAGCCGACGACAGGGTAGTTAAAAACGTAATTATAGAATCTCTTTCTAAAATAGGCGGGGACGAAATTATAGTTTTCCTGCTCGACGTTTTAAAAAACAACGTTAAGTATAAATTAGATAAAGTTTATATTCTTAAAGGTCTTTATAAATTATGCATAACGGACGAGTGCGGCGCAGACGAAAGCGCCGACGTAAAAACGAAAATGTATATCCGCCTGTCTAAAATGAATTTGAAAATGAGTTTATACCTGTTAAGCGATTATGAAGAAAAAGATGCTATCGACGCCATTTTGTGCTATTTTTCGATTATGAATCATAAAAAATCCCAAAAACTGTTTCAATTTATTTTTGAATATTACAAAAAAAATGAAAACTTAGACGAAAATGAGTATAAATACATTAAAGAAATAATAAAAAAATTGGCGAGACCTAAATTTATAACGGAATTTTTAATGAAGTTAAGTCCTTCATCTGAATATAACGATAAAACCGATATTCTTATCGATGTTTTATCGGAATCCGCATATAAAGACATAATCGATCTGCTTGTTTTTTATGGAGACAAAAAACTTTTCGTCGAAGTAAAAATTCTGCTTTTAAAATATTCGGCTAAACTCAGCGGAGCTTTATACGAACGCAGGCTTATCGAAGAGGTAGCTAAAAGCTATATAGGCGACGCCAACGGAGACGTCAGGAAATATGCCGTAAAACTTGCCGGAAATTTTCAATATGCTTCAAAATATATTGAAAAGTTTTTTGAAAATCTTCTTAAAGAGAAATATGCCGACGTAATAGACGCTTATGTAGAAACGCTTTCTAACTTTGCGGCGCAAGATAAAAACGGAGAATATATTAAATTTTTCATCAAAAATATTTCTTCTAAAAACGATAAAGCGGCAGAGTACTCTTTAAGGATACTGTCGTCCGATAAAATTAGCCTGAATGCCGGACAAACCGCCGATTTTTATTCGACGATAGCTTTATTTAAAAATAAACCTTTAAATTTAAAAAGACTGCTTGCGAAAAGTCTTGCGAAATTCGATTTAATAAACCATAAAGACGAAACGACTTTTCTGTTTGAAGAAAACGACGAAGAAACCAGGTTTAACTATTTAGAATCGCTTTTATCGGCAGGAGAAAAAAAATCGCCTGTTTACTTAGAAGCTCTTAAATCGGGAGGTTTTTCCGAAATTTTCAGATATAAAGTGGTGGAGCTTATTCAGAAAACAGGCGCAAAAGATATATTCGACAAGCTTGCTTCCATGCTTCCCGCCGAAAAAAGCAAAATGGTTAAAATTGCCCTTTTAAAAACGCTTCACGTTTTAAACAAAGAAAAATCTAATTCTATTATTAAGAAATATAATTCTTCAAAAGATGAAGATATAAAGAATTTTTCTATAGAATTAATTAACGGATGA
- a CDS encoding FliA/WhiG family RNA polymerase sigma factor, which yields MQKIDEKSKKLIEENFNLVNKVANFMSLKFNGVINKDDIIEYGIFGLIDAAIKFDPSKNENFRFYAMTRIKGTILDNVRKLDYMPRNVRELSGRIEKVYAKLEQKFGRMPSDEEIAEELNIGMDELNEMFYKIRGASFLNDKDFISMDKPKSETLDTIESKEPSAIDALLKEEKKNILMKYIDMLEDVEKNVLMMYYYDELTLKEIGHILNLTESRICQIHSKSILKLRSKLKAYE from the coding sequence ATGCAAAAAATAGACGAAAAGTCAAAAAAATTAATAGAAGAAAATTTTAATCTCGTAAATAAAGTCGCAAACTTTATGTCGCTGAAATTTAACGGCGTCATAAATAAAGACGATATTATAGAATATGGAATTTTCGGATTAATAGATGCGGCTATAAAGTTCGACCCGTCAAAAAACGAAAATTTTCGTTTTTATGCTATGACGCGTATAAAAGGCACTATATTGGACAATGTCCGAAAACTCGATTATATGCCGAGAAACGTCCGAGAGCTTTCGGGAAGAATAGAAAAAGTTTATGCTAAATTAGAGCAGAAGTTTGGAAGAATGCCGTCGGACGAAGAGATTGCCGAAGAGTTAAACATAGGAATGGACGAGCTTAACGAAATGTTTTATAAAATAAGAGGAGCTTCTTTTTTAAACGACAAAGATTTTATATCTATGGATAAACCGAAATCTGAAACTTTAGATACCATAGAAAGCAAGGAACCTTCGGCTATCGACGCGCTTTTAAAAGAAGAAAAAAAAAATATACTGATGAAATATATCGATATGCTTGAAGATGTTGAAAAGAATGTTTTAATGATGTATTATTATGATGAACTTACTTTAAAAGAGATAGGTCATATTTTAAATTTAACCGAATCTAGGATATGCCAGATTCATTCTAAATCAATTTTAAAATTGAGGTCAAAATTAAAAGCCTATGAATAA
- a CDS encoding MinD/ParA family protein, which yields MKRQVNINGNSYTKIISVTSGKGGVGKTNIVCNLAYCFASMGKKVIIMDADLSLGNVSVLMGMIPKHNISQVIYGDKQLSDIIMTDQNGIMILPASSGIPELSNLTEPQKINLMSRFDEFACSLEAGGQPIDVLLVDTGAGISSNVLYFNLAASEIYVVVTPEPTSITDAYALIKVLSTKYGEKYFSIIVNNVKSEKEAKDVYKHLSLVSDKFLKVNLNYLGHIISDDNLSRSVIMQRPVSNIFPDSKSSQCFKKLAYNILSQKDNKISNGNIQFFLNKLLTSLS from the coding sequence ATGAAAAGACAAGTAAACATAAACGGCAATTCATACACGAAAATAATTTCCGTTACAAGCGGCAAAGGAGGAGTAGGCAAAACTAATATCGTCTGCAATCTTGCTTATTGCTTTGCTTCGATGGGGAAAAAAGTTATAATAATGGATGCAGACCTGAGTTTAGGAAACGTTTCGGTTTTGATGGGCATGATTCCAAAACACAATATATCGCAGGTTATATACGGAGATAAGCAGTTAAGCGATATTATAATGACCGACCAGAACGGAATTATGATTCTTCCGGCCTCCTCCGGAATACCTGAACTTTCTAATCTTACGGAACCGCAGAAGATAAATCTTATGTCGAGATTCGACGAATTTGCCTGCAGTTTAGAAGCGGGGGGACAGCCGATAGACGTTCTGCTCGTTGACACCGGAGCGGGTATATCGTCAAACGTTTTATATTTTAACCTCGCCGCAAGCGAAATATACGTCGTAGTTACTCCGGAACCGACTTCCATTACCGACGCTTACGCTCTGATTAAGGTTTTAAGCACTAAATACGGCGAAAAGTATTTTTCGATTATAGTTAATAACGTAAAAAGCGAAAAAGAAGCAAAGGACGTTTATAAACACTTAAGTCTCGTTTCCGATAAATTTCTTAAAGTAAATTTAAATTATCTGGGGCATATTATAAGCGACGATAATCTTTCGCGTTCGGTGATAATGCAGAGGCCGGTTTCAAATATTTTTCCCGATTCAAAATCATCGCAATGTTTTAAAAAATTGGCGTATAATATATTGTCTCAAAAAGACAATAAAATATCTAACGGCAACATCCAGTTCTTCCTTAATAAACTGCTGACGTCGTTATCTTAA